A single window of Ananas comosus cultivar F153 linkage group 24, ASM154086v1, whole genome shotgun sequence DNA harbors:
- the LOC109728618 gene encoding transcription factor MYB34-like isoform X1 yields the protein MLELLLLRPSCILFAEPKSLDSSLSILASVLRKMGRAPCCDEIGVKKGPWTPEEDKLLVEYIQKNGHGSWRHLPKLAGLNRCGKSCRLRWTNYLRPDIKRGRFAEEEEKLIIHLHSLLGNKWSSIAARLPGRTDNEIKNHWNTHLRKKLLHMGIDPVTHKPRTDLNLFTSSLNLIKLQADATHLAKLQLAQGLLQVLTTTATTTSNSNPNMDLVGLMGLLSSLRNYEGFVNSNNSSPHGIQGSHSSLSSLPNMGFENQIGEFQAPIDHGPSPHELRVESNGASKNLYTSSTMNSNAMPPLVSATNSENAQMYASNSGGSVPLSSPSSTLFDAWEGLNLEDLNNDFGLKDMLEQISSSSSLHSY from the exons ATGcttgagcttctgcttttgagaCCCAGCTGCATACTTTTCGCTGAACCAAAATCTCTAGATTCTTCTTTGTCGATCCTAGCTAGTGTGCT GCGCAAAATGGGAAGGGCTCCATGTTGCGATGAGATCGGCGTGAAGAAGGGCCCATGGACACCTGAGGAGGACAAGTTGCTCGTCGAATACATCCAGAAGAACGGCCACGGGAGCTGGCGGCATCTGCCGAAGCTGGCGGGGCTGAACCGGTGCGGCAAGAGCTGCAGGCTCCGGTGGACGAACTACCTCCGTCCCGACATCAAGAGAGGGCGGTTCgccgaagaagaagagaagctcATAATCCACCTCCACTCCCTTCTCGGAAACAA GTGGTCGTCGATTGCGGCGAGACTACCAGGAAGGACCGACAACGAGATCAAGAACCACTGGAACACGCACCTGAGGAAGAAGCTCCTTCACATGGGCATCGACCCGGTGACGCATAAGCCGAGGACCGATCTAAACCTTTTTACGTCGAGCCTCAATTTGATCAAACTACAGGCAGATGCTACGCATTTGGCGAAGCTGCAATTGGCGCAGGGCCTGCTTCAGGTCCTGACCACCACTGCTACTACTACTAGCAACTCAAACCCTAACATGGACTTGGTGGGTCTCATGGGATTGCTGAGCTCTTTAAGAAACTATGAGGGCTTTGTCAATAGTAATAACTCTAGTCCTCATGGTATTCAAGGTTCGCATTCTTCGCTCTCGAGCTTGCCGAACATGGGTTTTGAGAATCAAATTGGCGAGTTTCAAGCGCCGATCGATCACGGTCCTAGTCCGCACGAGCTTCGTGTCGAGAGTAATGGCGCTAGCAAAAATTTGTACACAAGCTCGACGATGAATTCGAATGCAATGCCGCCTTTAGTTTCAGCTACTAACTCAGAGAATGCGCAAATGTACGCGTCGAACTCGGGCGGTAGCGTGCCCCTGAGTTCGCCATCCTCGACGCTGTTCGATGCTTGGGAGGGACTCAATCTGGAGGATCTGAACAATGACTTCGGTTTGAAAGATATGTTAGA GCAAATATCATCTTCATCATCTCTACACAGTTATTAG
- the LOC109728618 gene encoding protein ODORANT1-like isoform X2: MGRAPCCDEIGVKKGPWTPEEDKLLVEYIQKNGHGSWRHLPKLAGLNRCGKSCRLRWTNYLRPDIKRGRFAEEEEKLIIHLHSLLGNKWSSIAARLPGRTDNEIKNHWNTHLRKKLLHMGIDPVTHKPRTDLNLFTSSLNLIKLQADATHLAKLQLAQGLLQVLTTTATTTSNSNPNMDLVGLMGLLSSLRNYEGFVNSNNSSPHGIQGSHSSLSSLPNMGFENQIGEFQAPIDHGPSPHELRVESNGASKNLYTSSTMNSNAMPPLVSATNSENAQMYASNSGGSVPLSSPSSTLFDAWEGLNLEDLNNDFGLKDMLEQISSSSSLHSY; this comes from the exons ATGGGAAGGGCTCCATGTTGCGATGAGATCGGCGTGAAGAAGGGCCCATGGACACCTGAGGAGGACAAGTTGCTCGTCGAATACATCCAGAAGAACGGCCACGGGAGCTGGCGGCATCTGCCGAAGCTGGCGGGGCTGAACCGGTGCGGCAAGAGCTGCAGGCTCCGGTGGACGAACTACCTCCGTCCCGACATCAAGAGAGGGCGGTTCgccgaagaagaagagaagctcATAATCCACCTCCACTCCCTTCTCGGAAACAA GTGGTCGTCGATTGCGGCGAGACTACCAGGAAGGACCGACAACGAGATCAAGAACCACTGGAACACGCACCTGAGGAAGAAGCTCCTTCACATGGGCATCGACCCGGTGACGCATAAGCCGAGGACCGATCTAAACCTTTTTACGTCGAGCCTCAATTTGATCAAACTACAGGCAGATGCTACGCATTTGGCGAAGCTGCAATTGGCGCAGGGCCTGCTTCAGGTCCTGACCACCACTGCTACTACTACTAGCAACTCAAACCCTAACATGGACTTGGTGGGTCTCATGGGATTGCTGAGCTCTTTAAGAAACTATGAGGGCTTTGTCAATAGTAATAACTCTAGTCCTCATGGTATTCAAGGTTCGCATTCTTCGCTCTCGAGCTTGCCGAACATGGGTTTTGAGAATCAAATTGGCGAGTTTCAAGCGCCGATCGATCACGGTCCTAGTCCGCACGAGCTTCGTGTCGAGAGTAATGGCGCTAGCAAAAATTTGTACACAAGCTCGACGATGAATTCGAATGCAATGCCGCCTTTAGTTTCAGCTACTAACTCAGAGAATGCGCAAATGTACGCGTCGAACTCGGGCGGTAGCGTGCCCCTGAGTTCGCCATCCTCGACGCTGTTCGATGCTTGGGAGGGACTCAATCTGGAGGATCTGAACAATGACTTCGGTTTGAAAGATATGTTAGA GCAAATATCATCTTCATCATCTCTACACAGTTATTAG
- the LOC109728732 gene encoding protein SCAI isoform X2 — MAQSNNSAIPITEQFWSLVDKADRRFSRVRDRPSHDRNRDDGDFHKAFKLYTRLWKMQQEHRAALTDAGMRRWEVGEIASRIAQLYYGQYRRTSDSSYLAEAFVFYEAVLDREYLRDAPSAPSAAAAAAEVALAHKQLRLLVRFLNVSLILGRREMVLRLASLLRIVLEEHRRGFQETEYKEWKHVVQEVVRFLKADTPFMNMRPLRYSFAFDPPPDTLPSVVPGGTKRSLALRDAVLCSYYHNEVKIGELTLDTFRMLQCLEWDPCGMFSLKSGADGTHSGMGLNSHNLLQDIRDPSLPLNPRKLILYRPSITHFLMVLATMCEELPHDGILLIYLSAADTAEKITGSFRKLDISSPSNSPVNSPPESSSPITGSQKINNELHLWLGSHGSEGSKYIYPCDLVPFTRRPLFLVIDSKCSHAFKAINGSEKGETAAMLLSPISRPPTAAAGDDSSRSQNGSQFTMFLTAPLQAFCFLIGISGTNIDKEKYVAAEKLLSLSLKEWETTLVASDALHPVWIQALGDPFLRRFILRFIFCRASLALFKLTNGEEEFLPGCTPQLPESLDPDAALSQSCILRLANFFNAADQFAFTEGIARSSESDADLITEASDVR; from the exons ATGGCGCAGAGCAACAACAGCGCCATCCCCATCACCGAGCAGTTCTGGTCCCTCGTCGACAAGGCCGATCGCCGCTTCTCCCGCGTCCGCGATCGCCCCTCCCACGACCGCAATCG GGACGACGGGGACTTCCACAAGGCGTTCAAGCTCTACACGCGGCTATGGAAGATGCAGCAGGAGCACCGCGCGGCGCTCACCGATGCCGGGATGCGGCGGTGGGAGGTGGGCGAGATCGCGTCCCGCATCGCCCAGCTCTACTACGGCCAGTACCGCCGCACCAGCGACTCCTCCTACCTCGCCGAGGCCTTCGTCTTCTACGAGGCCGTCCTCGACCGCGAGTACCTCCGCGACGCCCCCtccgccccctccgccgccgccgccgccgccgaggtcgCCCTCGCGCACAAGCAGCTCCGCCTACTCGTAAGGTTCCTCAACGTTTCGCTCATCCTCGGGCGCCGCGAGATGGTCTTGCGGCTCGCATCGCTCCTCCGGATCGTCCTCGAGGAGCACAGGCGAGGTTTTCAG GAAACAGAGTATAAAGAGTGGAAACATGTGGTTCAAGAAGTTGTGAGATTTCTTAAAGCTGATACACCGTTTATGAACATGAGGCCCTTAAGGTATAGCTTTGCCTTTGATCCCCCCCCAGACACGCTTCCAAGTGTGGTGCCTGGCGGCACAAAGAGAAGTCTAGCACTGCGTGATGCAGTCCTGTGCAGCTACTACCACAACGag GTAAAGATTGGAGAGCTTACACTAGATACTTTCAGAATGCTGCAGTGTCTAGAGTGGGACCCATGTGGGATGTTCTCACTGAAGAGTGGAGCTGATGGTACCCATAGTGGAATGGGGCTTAATAGTCACAATCTACTACAGGATATACGGGATCCTTCTTTGCCGCTAAATCCACGAAAATTGATACTGTATCGTCCATCTATCACCCATTTCCTTATG GTCCTTGCGACGATGTGCGAAGAGTTGCCTCATGATGGGATCTTGTTAATATATCTTTCAGCTGCAG ATACTGCAGAGAAGATCACAGGGAGCTTTAGGAAACTCGATATATCCTCTCCAAGCAACTCGCCAGTTAATAGCCCTCCTGAATCCTCTTCCCCCATAACAGGGTCCCAGAAAATAAACAATGAACTTCACTTATGGCTGGGTTCTCATGGGAGTGAAG GTTCAAAGTATATTTATCCTTGCGATTTGGTACCATTTACAAGAAGACCTCTGTTTCTGGTGATTGACAGTAAATGCAGCCACGCATTCAAG GCTATAAATGGGTCAGAGAAGGGAGAGACAGCAGCTATGCTTCTTTCCCCAATCTCTCGACCTCCGACAGCTGCGGCTGGCGATGATTCTTCTCGCTCCCAAAATGGTAGCCAATTCACAATGTTCCTCACAGCACCGTTGCAAGCTTTCTGCTTCTTGATTGGAATTTCGGGCACAAATATCGACAAG GAGAAATATGTTGCGGCTGAGAAGCTACTCTCATTATCCCTGAAGGAATGGGAAACGACTTTGGTGGCATCCGACGCTCTCCATCCGGTCTGGATTCAAGCATTGGGTGATCCCTTTTTAAGGCGATTCATCCTCAG ATTTATATTTTGTCGAGCTTCTCTTGCGCTGTTTAAACTGACAAACGGCGAGGAGGAATTCCTTCCTGGCTGCACCCCTCAATTACCCGAATCCCTTGATCCAGATGCCGCTCTCTCCCAATCTTGTATCCTGCGGCTCGCCAACTTCTTCAACGCCGCCGACCAGTTTGCTTTCACCGAAGGAATCGCACGATCGTCTGAGTCAGATGCTGATTTGATTACTGAGGCTTCGGATGTCCGCTAA
- the LOC109728732 gene encoding protein SCAI isoform X1: MAQSNNSAIPITEQFWSLVDKADRRFSRVRDRPSHDRNRDDGDFHKAFKLYTRLWKMQQEHRAALTDAGMRRWEVGEIASRIAQLYYGQYRRTSDSSYLAEAFVFYEAVLDREYLRDAPSAPSAAAAAAEVALAHKQLRLLVRFLNVSLILGRREMVLRLASLLRIVLEEHRRGFQETEYKEWKHVVQEVVRFLKADTPFMNMRPLRYSFAFDPPPDTLPSVVPGGTKRSLALRDAVLCSYYHNEVKIGELTLDTFRMLQCLEWDPCGMFSLKSGADGTHSGMGLNSHNLLQDIRDPSLPLNPRKLILYRPSITHFLMVLATMCEELPHDGILLIYLSAADTAEKITGSFRKLDISSPSNSPVNSPPESSSPITGSQKINNELHLWLGSHGSEGSKYIYPCDLVPFTRRPLFLVIDSKCSHAFKAINGSEKGETAAMLLSPISRPPTAAAGDDSSRSQNGSQFTMFLTAPLQAFCFLIGISGTNIDKVFEKYVAAEKLLSLSLKEWETTLVASDALHPVWIQALGDPFLRRFILRFIFCRASLALFKLTNGEEEFLPGCTPQLPESLDPDAALSQSCILRLANFFNAADQFAFTEGIARSSESDADLITEASDVR, translated from the exons ATGGCGCAGAGCAACAACAGCGCCATCCCCATCACCGAGCAGTTCTGGTCCCTCGTCGACAAGGCCGATCGCCGCTTCTCCCGCGTCCGCGATCGCCCCTCCCACGACCGCAATCG GGACGACGGGGACTTCCACAAGGCGTTCAAGCTCTACACGCGGCTATGGAAGATGCAGCAGGAGCACCGCGCGGCGCTCACCGATGCCGGGATGCGGCGGTGGGAGGTGGGCGAGATCGCGTCCCGCATCGCCCAGCTCTACTACGGCCAGTACCGCCGCACCAGCGACTCCTCCTACCTCGCCGAGGCCTTCGTCTTCTACGAGGCCGTCCTCGACCGCGAGTACCTCCGCGACGCCCCCtccgccccctccgccgccgccgccgccgccgaggtcgCCCTCGCGCACAAGCAGCTCCGCCTACTCGTAAGGTTCCTCAACGTTTCGCTCATCCTCGGGCGCCGCGAGATGGTCTTGCGGCTCGCATCGCTCCTCCGGATCGTCCTCGAGGAGCACAGGCGAGGTTTTCAG GAAACAGAGTATAAAGAGTGGAAACATGTGGTTCAAGAAGTTGTGAGATTTCTTAAAGCTGATACACCGTTTATGAACATGAGGCCCTTAAGGTATAGCTTTGCCTTTGATCCCCCCCCAGACACGCTTCCAAGTGTGGTGCCTGGCGGCACAAAGAGAAGTCTAGCACTGCGTGATGCAGTCCTGTGCAGCTACTACCACAACGag GTAAAGATTGGAGAGCTTACACTAGATACTTTCAGAATGCTGCAGTGTCTAGAGTGGGACCCATGTGGGATGTTCTCACTGAAGAGTGGAGCTGATGGTACCCATAGTGGAATGGGGCTTAATAGTCACAATCTACTACAGGATATACGGGATCCTTCTTTGCCGCTAAATCCACGAAAATTGATACTGTATCGTCCATCTATCACCCATTTCCTTATG GTCCTTGCGACGATGTGCGAAGAGTTGCCTCATGATGGGATCTTGTTAATATATCTTTCAGCTGCAG ATACTGCAGAGAAGATCACAGGGAGCTTTAGGAAACTCGATATATCCTCTCCAAGCAACTCGCCAGTTAATAGCCCTCCTGAATCCTCTTCCCCCATAACAGGGTCCCAGAAAATAAACAATGAACTTCACTTATGGCTGGGTTCTCATGGGAGTGAAG GTTCAAAGTATATTTATCCTTGCGATTTGGTACCATTTACAAGAAGACCTCTGTTTCTGGTGATTGACAGTAAATGCAGCCACGCATTCAAG GCTATAAATGGGTCAGAGAAGGGAGAGACAGCAGCTATGCTTCTTTCCCCAATCTCTCGACCTCCGACAGCTGCGGCTGGCGATGATTCTTCTCGCTCCCAAAATGGTAGCCAATTCACAATGTTCCTCACAGCACCGTTGCAAGCTTTCTGCTTCTTGATTGGAATTTCGGGCACAAATATCGACAAGGTCTTT GAGAAATATGTTGCGGCTGAGAAGCTACTCTCATTATCCCTGAAGGAATGGGAAACGACTTTGGTGGCATCCGACGCTCTCCATCCGGTCTGGATTCAAGCATTGGGTGATCCCTTTTTAAGGCGATTCATCCTCAG ATTTATATTTTGTCGAGCTTCTCTTGCGCTGTTTAAACTGACAAACGGCGAGGAGGAATTCCTTCCTGGCTGCACCCCTCAATTACCCGAATCCCTTGATCCAGATGCCGCTCTCTCCCAATCTTGTATCCTGCGGCTCGCCAACTTCTTCAACGCCGCCGACCAGTTTGCTTTCACCGAAGGAATCGCACGATCGTCTGAGTCAGATGCTGATTTGATTACTGAGGCTTCGGATGTCCGCTAA
- the LOC109728625 gene encoding pyrophosphate--fructose 6-phosphate 1-phosphotransferase subunit alpha-like, producing MDFSVLQKQRSLYIPELPPSLQGSNVQVEFGEVPTVADQLDAQSIHRSFPLTYGQPLVHFVTSLNKAGHDTHSKKEQRQPIRVGVVFCGRQSPGGHNIICGLYDAIKSHNPMSTLIGFCGGTEGLFAQKTLEITEAIVATYRNQGGYDMLGRTKDQIRTGEQVNAALTACKALKLDGLVIIGGVTSNTDAAQLAETFAEAKCTTKVVGVPVTYYGDLKNQFVEANVGFDTICKVNSQLISNICTDALSAEKYYYFIRLMGRRASHVTLECALQAHPNMVILGEEVASSKLTLYDITKRICDAVQDRAEQGKNHGVILLPEGLIECIPEVYALLQEIHVLLKDGVSVDKISAQLSPWAAALFESMPPFIKKQLLLSPDSDESAQLSQIETEKLIAQLVEKEMEARTKSGAYKGKKFNAICHFFGYQARGSLPSKFDCDYAYVLGHVSHHLLAAGVNGYMATVTNLKDDVSKWQCGGAPFTAMMTVKRYLRGLGSSVIGKPSIHPVAVDLKGKPYKLLLRDSERFLMDDLYANSGPIQYEGPGSNSKSMCLSVEDQDYMGRVKELQAYIDKVRKIVKPGCSQEVLKAALSSMASIIEVLSLMTPATKDHVA from the exons ATGGATTTCTCTGTTCTTCAGAAGCAAAGAAGCCTCTACATTCCCGAGCTCCCTCCCTCTCTTCag GGTTCGAATGTTCAAGTCGAGTTTGGCGAGGTCCCAACCGTTGCAGATCAATTGGATGCTCAATCGATTCACCGGTCCTTCCCTCTGACCTATGGCCAACCATTGGTGCACTTTGTAACCTCGCTAAATAAAGCAGGTCATGATACTCATTCTAAGAAAGAACAACGACAACCAATTAG GGTCGGGGTAGTCTTCTGTGGTCGCCAATCTCCGGGTGGACATAATATTATTTGTGGCCTTTATGATGCTATTAAGTCTCACAACCCGATGAGTACCTTGATTGGATTCTGTG GAGGAACTGAAGGCTTATTTGCACAGAAGACCCTAGAAATTACAGAGGCAATCGTTGCAACTTATCGTAATCAAG GGGGTTATGATATGCTGGGAAGAACAAAAGATCAAATAAGAACAGGGGAGCAAGTGAATGCCGCATTAACTGCATGCAAAGCACTGAAGCTGGATGGACTTGTTATAATTGGAG GTGTTACTTCGAATACCGATGCGGCTCAGCTAGCAGAGACATTTGCAGAAGCTAAGTGCACAACAAAG GTTGTTGGTGTTCCTGTAACATATTATGGGGACCTAAAGAATCAATTTGTTGAAGCTAATGTTGGATTTGATACAATTTGCAAG GTGAATTCTCAACTCATCAGCAATATATGCACTGACGCTCTCTCAGCTGAGAAG TATTATTACTTTATTCGGCTCATGGGAAGGAGGGCTTCGCATGTTACATTGGAGTGTGCCCTTCAAGCTCACCCTAATATG GTGATCCTCGGCGAGGAGGTTGCTTCTTCAAAGCTTACCCTCTATGATATAACAAAACGGATTTGTGATGCAGTTCAAGACAGAGCTGAACAAG GCAAAAATCACGGCGTGATTCTCTTACCTGAGGGTCTCATTGAATGTATACCTGAAGTGTATGCCCTTTTGCAG GAAATTCATGTTCTTCTAAAAGATGGTGTTTCGGTCGACAAAATTTCAGCACAGTTATCTCCTTGGGCAGCTGCATTATTTGAGTCGATGCCACCGTTCATAAAGAAGCAG CTTCTGCTTTCTCCCGATTCCGATGAATCAGCTCAGCTATCGCAG ATTGAGACAGAGAAACTAATAGCTCAATTGGTGGAAAAGGAAATGGAAGCGCGAACT AAGAGTGGGGCATACAAAGGAAAAAAGTTTAATGCAATATGCCATTTCTTCGGGTATCAAGCACGAGGATCACTTCCTTCAAAGTTTGATTGCGACTACGCATAC GTTCTCGGACATGTTTCTCATCATCTTCTAGCAGCTGGGGTGAATGGTTACATGGCTACAGTGACGAACCTCAAAGACGATGTATCTAAGTGGCAATGCGGCGGCGCGCCATTTACT GCTATGATGACTGTAAAGAGGTATCTGCGCGGCCTTGGGTCTTCTGTAATAGGGAAACCGTCAATTCATCCAGTTGCAGTGGACTTAAAGGGAAAGCCATACAA ATTGTTGCTTCGTGATTCGGAAAGATTTTTGATGGATGATCTCTACGCCAATTCCGGACCTATTCAGTATGAAGGGCCAGGTTCAAATAGCAAGAGCATGTGCCTGAGTGTGGAGGACCAGGACTATATGGGGAGAGTCAAGGAGTTGCAAGCTTATATTGACAAG GTGAGGAAAATAGTAAAACCTGGTTGTTCACAAGAGGTGTTAAAAGCTGCTTTGAGTTCCATGGCATCTATCATTGAGGTTCTCTCCCTTATGACTCCTGCAACAAAGGACCATGTTGCGTAA
- the LOC109728546 gene encoding 18.1 kDa class I heat shock protein-like, translating into MSIIQSLFTRKTSEPITIDVWDPFEAFSFSGVPVVPPAFSMANMDWKETPEAHVFITDLPGMKKDEVKIEVEEEKVLKISGQRTKGIEDKDNKWHRVERSTEKFLRKVKLPPNTTVDGAKAVLDNGVLTVTVPKENEKKDYVKLIPI; encoded by the coding sequence ATGTCCATCATTCAAAGCTTGTTCACCCGCAAAACGAGCGAGCCCATCACGATCGATGTATGGGACCCTTTCGAggccttctccttctccggtGTCCCCGTGGTTCCTCCCGCATTCAGCATGGCAAATATGGATTGGAAAGAGACTCCCGAAGCGCACGTCTTCATAACCGATCTCCCGGGGATGAAGAAAGATGAGGTGAAGATCGAGGTGGAGGAAGAGAAAGTTCTCAAGATAAGTGGCCAGAGGACGAAAGGGATCGAAGATAAGGACAATAAGTGGCACCGCGTTGAGCGGAGCACCGAGAAGTTCCTTCGGAAAGTGAAGCTACCGCCAAACACGACTGTGGATGGCGCAAAGGCGGTGCTCGACAACGGAGTTCTCACGGTGACCGTGCCGAAGGAGAATGAGAAGAAGGATTATGTCAAGCTTATTCCTATATGA